Within the Bacteroidota bacterium genome, the region CCGCGCAGGCTGATTCCGCGCTCGCGCTGTATCGCGAGCTGCACCAAAACCCGGAGCTGGCCTTTCAGGAGCGGCGCACCGCCGCGCGTCTGTCCGCCGTGCTGCGCAGGGCGGGTCTGGAGGTGCACGAGGGCATCGGTCAGACCGGCATAGTGGGCGTGCTGCGCAACGGACAGGGGCCTGTGATCCTGGTGCGCACCGACCTTGACGGCCTGCCCGTAGAGGAGCAAACCGGCCTTCCCTATGCCAGCCGCGCCCGGGCGGAGCGATCGGACGGCTCCGTGGTGCCCACGATGCACGCCTGCGGTCATGATGTGCACATGGCCACCTGGGTCGCCACGGCGCGCTTTTTGGCCGCACATCGCGACCTGTGGCGGGGCACGATCCTCTTTGTCGGGCAGCCCGCAGAGGAGATCGGAGCCGGAGCAGCCGCCATGCTGGCCGACGGGTTCTATGAACGCTTTCCCCGACCAGAGGCGGCCCTGGCGCTACATGTAGATCCGAACCTGCCGGTGGGGACCGTTGGATACGTGCTTGGGCCGGCCTTTGCGCACGTCAACTCCGTCGACGTGACGATCTACGGGCTGGGCGGGCATGGGGCGGCGCCACACAAGGCGGTCGACCCCATAGTGCTTGCGGCCGAGTACGTGCTGCTACTACAGACCATCCGCAGCCGGATGCTCGATCCCATGGAGCCGGCCGTGGTCACGGTCGGCTTCATCCGGGGAGGGACGCAGCACAACATCATCCCCGATCGCGTGGAGCTGGGGCTTACGATCCGCACCTATAGCGCCTCGGCCCGGGAGCAGATCTTCGAGGCCCTTCGGCGCCTGGGCCGCGGGCTGGCCGAGGCCTATGGACTACCCCCGGAACGATATCCGAAGGTGACGATCAGCCCCACGGAGACGCCCTCTACCGTTAACACCCCGGAGCTAACCCGCCGCATTGTGGAGGCTTGGCGGCAGGTATGGCCTTCGGATCGGATTCAGGAGCGCCGACCGGAGACGGTCGGCGAGGATTTCGGTCGCTTCGGGATGGTCTCCCCGCCGATTCCCACGTTCATGTTTCGGCTCGGCACCACCCCGCAGGAGGCCTTCGCGCGGGGCGACCTTCCGAGCCTGCACAGCCCCTTTTACGCCCCCGACGCGCAGGGGGCGATCCCCGTTGGACT harbors:
- a CDS encoding amidohydrolase, translating into MDIAWRLLGAVLLAGAPLLAGAQGPARRALEAASQRVRAWWPAQADSALALYRELHQNPELAFQERRTAARLSAVLRRAGLEVHEGIGQTGIVGVLRNGQGPVILVRTDLDGLPVEEQTGLPYASRARAERSDGSVVPTMHACGHDVHMATWVATARFLAAHRDLWRGTILFVGQPAEEIGAGAAAMLADGFYERFPRPEAALALHVDPNLPVGTVGYVLGPAFAHVNSVDVTIYGLGGHGAAPHKAVDPIVLAAEYVLLLQTIRSRMLDPMEPAVVTVGFIRGGTQHNIIPDRVELGLTIRTYSASAREQIFEALRRLGRGLAEAYGLPPERYPKVTISPTETPSTVNTPELTRRIVEAWRQVWPSDRIQERRPETVGEDFGRFGMVSPPIPTFMFRLGTTPQEAFARGDLPSLHSPFYAPDAQGAIPVGLEAMVLAIVSLAGR